In Aedes albopictus strain Foshan chromosome 3, AalbF5, whole genome shotgun sequence, the following are encoded in one genomic region:
- the LOC109411621 gene encoding E3 ubiquitin-protein ligase COP1 isoform X1 translates to MTTRRQLSDVQSSSSSGGGGGGTMSGGTSGGGGGGCLSDSMISSSGKKRMTALNGIPSSIDDKSNDFLCPICFDVITEAHITKCGHTFCHHCIVKSIEMTKKCPKCNFTLPSHESIVPNYLLNDLITKFKLKGKRNDSSNTQSGDSADTLKNFLASESKKLSLSDVNVMLEILNQRKILLEAESCAAQNRLLHEFLKHLLQQKEQQQLQVANEIALIKNDLTDVEKILKEVQSSCPTVEEVENSVKDEKDEHVVAIKKEIIQIIDKIDTITVPSNRSESSAEGFNLYKNDPSSSSFMARKQRMYQHFDDFVQCYFAARSEELYFGKDRSFSSGSLGTSTPTRSIDTTRSSRSLDTFRENLIKFSKYSALRPLATLNYSCESSYASTIVSSIEFDKDSEYFAIAGVTKRIKIFDYYSAIRDAAVDINYPINEMVCSSKISCVIWNNYFKEVLASSDYEGLVSVWDVSTKTRTKAYEEHDKRVWCVDFNEVDTRLLASGSDDARVKLWSLNVDHSVATIEARANVCCVKFNPKSSCHLAFGSADHCVHYYDLRNIKEPLCVFKGHKKAVSYVKFLNTTEIVSAGTDGQLKLWNINSPPYCLRSFTGHINEKNFAGLATNNDYLACGSEDNSLCVYYKGLSKQLFNLKFSSSSGSGSGRSISDTERNAEGNEFVSAVCWRKQSNIIIAGNSEGIIKILEIV, encoded by the coding sequence ATGACAACCCGTAGGCAGCTGTCGGATGTGCAGTCCTCGTCTTCCAGTGGGGGTGGTGGAGGCGGAACAATGTCTGGTGGGACAAGCGGTGGCGGAGGCGGAGGCTGTCTGAGCGACTCAATGATATCCTCCTCTGGCAAGAAACGAATGACTGCCCTGAATGGGATTCCCTCCAGCATCGACGACAAGAGCAACGACTTTCTGTGTCCGATTTGTTTCGATGTCATCACCGAGGCACATATCACCAAATGTGGCCACACGTTCTGCCACCACTGCATAGTAAAGTCGATAGAAATGACCAAAAAGTGTCCCAAATGCAACTTTACCCTACCCTCACATGAATCCATTGTGCCGAACTATTTGCTCAACGATTTGATCACTAAGTTTAAACTAAAGGGAAAGCGGAACGATTCCAGCAATACACAGTCCGGTGACTCGGCAGATAcgctgaagaacttcctggcgTCGGAATCGAAGAAGTTATCTCTATCGGACGTAAACGTAATGCTGGAGATTCTGAATCAGCGGAAAATATTGCTGGAAGCGGAATCCTGTGCGGCTCAAAATCGGTTACTGCACGAGTTCCTGAAGCACTTACTGCAGCAGAAAGAACAGCAACAACTGCAGGTGGCGAATGAGATTGCACTGATCAAGAACGATCTCACGGatgtggagaaaattttgaaagaggtgCAAAGCAGTTGTCCAACGGTGGAAGAGGTTGAGAACAGCGTGAAGGATGAGAAGGATGAGCACGTGGTGGCCATCAAGAAGGAGATCATACAAATTATCGACAAAATTGACACAATTACCGTCCCATCCAACAGGAGCGAATCGTCCGCAGAAGGTTTCAATTTGTACAAAAATGATCCAAGTTCTTCGTCGTTTATGGCGCGAAAACAGCGGATGTACCAGCACTTTGATGACTTTGTTCAGTGCTACTTTGCGGCGCGAAGTGAGGAACTATACTTTGGGAAGGATCGATCGTTTAGCTCGGGCTCGCTAGGCACATCCACGCCTACACGATCAATCGACACCACCCGATCCTCGCGATCGTTGGATACATTCCGGGAGAATCTTATCAAATTCTCAAAATATAGTGCGTTACGACCCTTAGCTACTCTGAACTACTCCTGTGAATCGAGCTACGCCTCAACGATCGTATCCAGTATAGAGTTTGACAAAGACAGCGAATATTTCGCGATCGCTGGCGTAACGAAACGCATAAAGATCTTTGACTATTACTCGGCGATTCGAGACGCCGCCGTAGACATCAACTATCCCATCAACGAGATGGTGTGTAGCAGTAAGATTTCGTGTGTGATATGGAACAACTATTTCAAAGAGGTTCTGGCGTCCAGCGATTACGAAGGACTGGTGTCTGTCTGGGACGTTAGCACCAAAACGAGGACCAAAGCTTACGAGGAGCATGACAAGCGAGTTTGGTGCGTTGACTTCAACGAGGTGGATACCCGCTTGCTTGCTTCCGGATCGGACGACGCTCGTGTCAAGCTGTGGTCCCTGAACGTAGATCACTCCGTGGCCACGATCGAAGCTCGAGCCAACGTGTGTTGTGTCAAGTTCAATCCCAAAAGTTCGTGCCACCTGGCGTTCGGCTCGGCCGATCACTGCGTGCACTACTACGATCTCCGGAACATCAAAGAGCCGCTGTGCGTATTCAAGGGCCACAAAAAGGCTGTATCCTACGTGAAATTCCTCAACACGACCGAAATCGTCTCAGCTGGAACCGATGGACAGCTAAAGCTGTGGAATATCAACTCTCCGCCCTACTGCCTCCGATCTTTCACCGGTCACATAAACGAGAAAAACTTCGCTGGCCTGGCGACCAACAATGACTACTTGGCGTGCGGCAGTGAGGACAACTCACTATGTGTGTACTATAAGGGCCTGTCGAAGCAGCTGTTCAATCTGAAATTCTCATCCAGCTCCGGTTCTGGATCCGGCCGATCCATCTCCGATACCGAGCGCAACGCCGAAGGAAACGAATTCGTTTCGGCTGTATGCTGGCGGAAGCAAAGCAATATCATCATCGCCGGCAACAGCGAAGGAATCATCAAGATTCTGGAAATAGTGTAA